In Macaca thibetana thibetana isolate TM-01 chromosome 12, ASM2454274v1, whole genome shotgun sequence, the genomic window TGTTTCTTGAGTGCTTAGGTGCTAAATATTAGGAAGACAGCAATGAACATGACCCAGAAGATTCCTGCTCTGTGGAGCTGGTATTCTAGTAAGAACGCTGGGTAACAAAATGATTCAGATCATTATAAATCGAGCCAAGGGGTATAAAGGAGAGAGGATAGAGTGTTGTGATTGAGAATATCAGAAAAGTGCTCTCAGAGGAGACGACCTAAAAGATTGAGAGGGAGGGACCCGGGCCAGGAACCGGATTGGGAGGAGGCTGCGGAAGTTTCCAGCCAGAGGAGTCAGTAGTATGCAGAGGCCCCAAGCCAGGAAGAACTTAGTGGAGtcaaagaactgaaaggagaCCAGCGTGTCCAGAGTGAAGGTGAGGGTGGCCGACTCACTTAAGGACTTGGAAGACTGAATTTTATTCTCAGCACATTTTAGCGCACAGAAAAATTCTAATCGAGAGTGGTACTGGGAAACAGTTCAAAGTAATAGTTTAGAGTTTAATGATACGGGAATATGCTGCTGATTTAAAAACTGGTGACTGAATACTTGATATGTTCCCAATTTTGGTTTTAAAGACATGGGGAGATGAATTGCAGAGTCACCAGACATGAAACTTACCACATGTCAGCAGTGGCAGCCCCTGGGCAACCGGTGGTTTTCGTTTTTCTCTTTGTACTTTTCAGCCCTTTCCATGTTTTCAGGAAAGGAAAGTAATATCCTTAAAATGCCTGCTTCTGAGTGCGCTGATGGGGTGGAGCAGAgcagaggagggggtgggaaggaAGCAGCAGCCGGCCTCTAGGTTGGGCCCCCTGGGGTGCCTTGACTGACTGAACCACCTCCTTCTAGTTCGAGGGCTGCTCGAAGGCCTACTCCCGCCTGGAGAACCTGAAGACACACCTGCGATCCCACACCGGGGAGAAGCCATACGTGTGCGAGCACGAGGGCTGCAACAAAGCCTTCTCCAACGCCTCGGACCGCGCCAAGCACCAGAATCGCACCCACTCCAATGAGGTACCCCCGCAGGGCATGCGCTGGGCATGCACACGCGAGCCCCACTGACATCCCATGGCTTCCAGGCGTCTGTAGGCCAGTAGATAGCCAGGTGCCTGGTGTCTTGCCCCCACCACTGACCAGCTGTACATCCTCAGACACAGACCAGGACTCTGAGACCTGGACAGACTGGTCTCTTTCTCTGTGCCACATCCTTTCCTCTAAAAGATGCCCCATGAGGTCCCATGGAATACtgaccctctctgtgcctccatttccttatctctGTAATGAATATAATAGTGCCCTCCCCAAAGGCTGTCATGAGGTCCTCgggagctgaggctgaggcagggaagtgGCCCCTCTGATCTCAGAGTGCTTCACATGCATCTGTCCCTATTACTTGGGGCTGCTGGGTGGGTTCTGCCTCCCCATCCCCTAGATGAGGAAACGAAGACTCAGAGATGAAGTGACTTACCCCAGTGCCAGATGAGTGACGAATCCTCTGCAGCTGTGAAAACACCCTGGATCACTGTTTCATACCCCCAAATTCCCTTTCCACCACAAGCAGGTGTCCCACTGGGGAGCAGCTGCCCCGCTGCCTGGGGGAAGCAGAGCAGTGCTGTCTGAGTGTGGCATTTGTTGGCAGCCCCCTGGCCTGTTGGCTTGGGCAGCCAGCAGTGACACGCTCCAGCTGTTAGTGCTGCCTGGGCCTGCCGTGGCGGTCAACCCCAGCAGATGGGGCATAGAGTAGCCTCTGCCACCCTGGGTAGGCAGAGCCCCTATCTGGGCTGAGAGAACCAGGGAGAAAGCGGGGCAAGAGCCGGTGGTGTCCTGGCCCAGCCACACAATTACTGTCGCTCAGGCTTACTcagaaatgtatgtttttaaaagcttagACACATCCTGGACCCCAAAGGGAATTTGCTCCAATGCTTATAAGAAGTGAgaggaattttctctttttttctttttttttttttttcttttgagacggagtttctctctgtcgcccaggctagagtgcagtggcgcaatctcggctcactgcaagctccgccttccaggttcacgccattctcctgcctcagcctccagagtagctgggactacaggcgctgccaccacgcctggctaatttttttgtatttttagtagagacggggtttcaccgtgttagccaggatggtctcgaactcctgacctcgtgatccacccgcctgggcctcccaaagtgctgggattacaggcgtgagccactgcacctggcctaagtgAGAGGAATTTTCAAAGGCATCTGAACCCCTCAGAGTCTCTATGGGCAAGAGCCAGCCTTAGAGgggagtgtgtgtgcacatgtctgtatgtgtgtttgtaagtgtattatgtatgtgtgtatagatgtgGGGGAGCAGGGGTGTGGGTATCTGTATGTGGATATGAGTGTGCACGTTTGTAAGTGTGTGTTTTTGTGCAGAcgtggtgtggggtgtgtgtgtgtgtgtttatgagtcCAGGACTGAGGTTCGGAAATCCTGGGTTTTTTTCACCCCATTACTGGATGACTTGGAACCCGTTCCTTTGCCTCCCTGATCCTGCCTTTCTTCATCAGAGAAATCAGGGGTGCTAGTGCTGTCACAGGGTACACTGAGCTCGTACACTTGCTACTAGTACTAAAAACCCCACTGTCCTGTTCACTGAGAGGCAGCATTGTGATTACACGAGGCATGTGTGTCCCCAGCTTCTTGTGGCAGGAACCCCCTTGGCCATGTGCTTAACTGCACGAACAAGTGCCAGACAAGCCAGGCTAAGGCCAGGCTCCTGCATGGCACCATCCACAGAGCACTGGCTGCCAATTCGACGGAACACCTACTGACGTTGCCAGCTGGGCTCTGCTGAGGGACGTGGGTAGCTTTAGGAGAACAGGGAGAGTGCCCCTTCAGAGTTGATCCTTGTACCCCCATCCATGACACAGGCCTGCTTCTCTCCCCAGAAACCCTACATCTGCAAGATCCCAGGCTGCACCAAGAGATACACAGACCCCAGCTCTCTCCGGAAGCACGTGAAAACGGTCCACGGCCCAGATGCCCACGTCACCAAGAAGCAGCGCAACGACGTGCACCTCCGCACACCGCTGCTCAAAGAGAATGGGGACAGTGAGGCCGGCGCCGAGCCTGGCGGCCCAGAGAGCACCGAGGCCAGCAGCACCAGCCAGGCCGTGGAGGACTGCCTGCACGTCAGAGCCATCAAGACCGAGAGCTCCGGGGTAAGCGGAGCTGGGCAGCCCAGCCACACAAGGCGACTCCATAGCCGTGCCCAGGGCCACCCCTGACCACAGTTGTGGCCTCTGTCCTAAGGCCCCCCTCTAAGGGCACAGCGATGTCCCTCCTCTCTCCAACTTGGCTTTCGCCCTTCACCAGCTTGGGCCTCACGTGAAACCTATCTTGTCCAGGTCCCATTCTGCTCTGACCAGGCTCTTGCTGGGTGTGTGCCAGCACCCTCAGTGACAGGGATGATGCCATGTACGGTGGCCCTGCACAGGGCGGGGGCGGCCCCTGCATGTCTGCCTTTCCAGCCAGCACCCAAGTGCCGCTGCCAGCCCCCACCCCTCtgtcctgtctctgcctccccacccctctgGCGTCCACTCCTTTTGTTCTAACCACCTGTTCTTTGTCTCCATCTCTTTTTCCCGACTGTACCTCCCCTAAGGATAGACGGTACTGAGGTGAGCCAAGGAGTTGGGCGTGTGTGGGTGGGATGAGGGAGTGAGGGTGGCTGGGGAGCCGGTCCATGCTGCTGCCTGTCAGTCTCACCTGTCAGTCCAGGCCTCCTAGGTCCAGGCAGGTGGGCCCGGACAGGCACACACGGTAGGGCACTGCAGGTGGGGCCATTGGCCTTGGCAGCCGGAGTGGAGCTGGCAGGTGTGGGGAGCAGGGGCGCCAGGCTGTATCAGGGACAGAGTGACAGGGAGGCATGCGTCCAGGCTGCAGAAGGTCCTGAGGGCCAAGCAGAGGAATGTGGATGGCGCCATGGACCACACCCTGCTCCCATGAAGCCTGTATCCTCCCGGGAAGGAAGATCGCAGCTTCCCAAGGAAGCTGAATTTGGGCCATTTGGCCTAACAATGAACCCAGAGATGGTGCATCTGGTGCAGGCCTCATCTGGGCCCAGATCCGAGTTCTGTGGATGTCGTCCGAGTTCTGTGGTATTCTGCACTGTACATGTGCCGTGAGCTCCCTGCCCCGCTCTACCTAACCCAGAGGGAAGGCTGCTTTGGGGTGGCCCTTTGCACAAGGGCTGCATCCCACAGGTCCCCCTCCCTGGTCATCCTTTCCCTTTCCAACAACCTGCCCCTGGCCTTTTGAGATCATCCTGTCTGGTTGAAGCCACCACGTCAGCAGGCTTTCGTTCCCCACCTCATCGGGGTACATGGCTGTTGGTGGCAGTGTTTAAGTGCCTTCTTTTGTGCCATACTGGGTGCCTTCTGCATGCTGCGTgctgtccatccatccactaaCTGCACCGGAATCAGTTCAGGTCCATCTCTTAGTTGGGGAAGCCAAGGTTaagagaagtgaagtgacttgaCCATTTTAAGCAAACAGACTCATGATGCTTTACATGCTCCTCCGCAAGGCAGCTTCCTCTCCTcacccccagcctcccagggtgcACAAGGGTGTGGTGCCCGTGCAGACCCTCTGAGTCTGTGCCTTCTCGCCTCGTCCCTGCAGCTGTGTCAGTCCAGCCCCGGGGCCCAGTCCTCCTGCAGCAGCGAGCCCTCCCCGCTGGGCAGTGCCCCCAACAATGACAGTGGCGTGGAGATGCCGGGGACGGGGCCCGGGAGCCTGGGAGACCTGACGGCGCTGGATGACACACCCCCAGGGGCTGACACCTCAGCCCTGGCTGCCCCCTCCGCTGGTGGCCTCCAGCTGCGCAAACACATGACCACCATGCATCGGTTCGAGCAGCTCAAGAAGGAGAAGCTCAGGTCACTCAAGGACTCCTGCTCATGGGCCGGGCCGACTCCACACACACGGAACACCAAGCTGCCTCCCCTCCCGGGAAGTGGTGAGTGAAGGCCCGGGGTTTGCAGATGGGGCAAGAGCGAGTGTGGGGCAGCACCAACTAGGCTGGCACCCACCAAGCACCAGTGCTATCTCACTGGCTGCCTACAGGATCTTACCAGCCCAGTACAGtaaaggaagctgaggctcagagaggtgaaatgcCTTACCCAAATCAATGGCAGGGGTGAGATTTAGCCTAGGTCTGTGTGGCTCCAAAGCTCACGCTCTTTCAGCTGCACCACGCTGAGTCCCTGTAATCCCCCAAAACAAGCAGACCCTGCGCACATCATCCTCGTCCTCACccagtcattcattcactgactGGGCACTTGCTGTGGGCACCATAGCAAAGGCCCTAGGCAGGAGAGCCATTTAATTCCAGTCCCAAATAAGTGTATGGTTAGAAGGCTGTGCCACCAGACTCACACTCTACTGCAGAACGAGCCAGGTCCCACCAAAGCCAGAGCTTAAGGTAGAGCTgtgcagaggaaggagaaagcacATTGAGCTGGTGATGAGCCGGGAggacttcatggaggaggtggcactgtgctcagcctcaagaggtgttggccaggctctgaGATGGAAGGCGTCTTTAGCGAGCATGTCTTAGGTACTGCCTCTGTCCCAGGATTGTGCCGGGCTGCCCACTGTGGTCGACACTGATGTACCACCTGCTCTCACTTGAAGGGAGGATTTGTCGTCCCAACTTGTGGGGACTCTCGGTAAATGGCCTTGAACTCTCAGCCCCCTACAGGGATCTCCTGGGTTGCAGACAGATGCCCCACCCAAGGTCACCCCTTCCCATCAGGCCCACATGCAGTGACTGGTCTCTACAGAAGTGCAAAGGCCCAGCCATCAagatgagactcagagaggtgccCAATTTAGGGCAGCACTGAAGAGCCATTGGAGGTCCTGGGCTCCCTGTGAGATCCTCCTGGGCTCACTTCTCCTCTGCCCACTCTTGCAGCCTGTCTTTCCTTCCATGGGTATGGACCTCAGGGTACTCCCTGTAATAGCCTGCTCcttaaactccatctcaggagAGCCCAGGTGGCAACATCTCCACGGACTGTGAGGGTACAGTGCCAGGAGACCAACCTGCGCCTTCCTGAGCCGCTCATCCCCTCCTCTGCATAACTCAGTCCTATGGAGAGACAGATTTATCTACAGCTGGAGAAAGTGAGGGCCAGAGAAAGGAGAATTCAAGGCCAGACAGATAATGGTAAAGTTAAGATAGGGACTTAGGCCTCCTGGCTTCCCCTTGCCTACCCTTTCAATAAGTGCcaccatttgtttacatattgctttttccttctcctgCTTAATTGAAAAACCATCTgctcactgggcatggtggcacacgtgtgccctagctactccagagtctgaggagggaggatcccttgagcccaggagttcaaggccagcctgggaaaccctgtctctaaaaagagaaagagagaaaacatgcATCTCCTGAGTGTACTGTGTTCCAGGCCCTCTTCTCGGGCTCCAGGCCCAGTGCGATGACTGAGCATGGTCAAAGCAGGCAGCTACCCACCCTTGTCCCGGTGCTGACTCCTCTGCTTTCCCGCAGGCTCCATCCTGGAAAACTTCAGCGGCAGTGGGGGCGGTGGGCCCGCGGGGCTGCTGCCCAACCCTCGGCTGTCGGAGCTGTCCTCCGGCGAGGTGACCATGCTGAGCCAGCTGCAGGAGCGCCGCGACAGCTCCACCAGCACCGTCAGCTCCGCCTACACCGTGAGCCGCCGCTCCTCCGGCATCTCCCCCTACTTCTCCAGCCGCCGCTCCAGCGAGGCCTCGCCCCTGGGCGCTGGCCGCCCGCACAACGCCAGCTCCGCGGACTCCTACGACCCCATCTCCACGGACGCGTCGCGGCGCTCGAGCGAGGCCAGCCAGTGCAGCGGCGGCTCTGGGCTGCTCAACCTCACGCCCGCGCAGCAGTACAGCCTGCGGGCCAAGTACGCTGCGGCCACGGGCGGCCCCCCGCCCACCCCGCTACCAGGCCTGGAGCGCATGAGCCTGCGGACCAGGCTAGCGCTGCTGGACGCGCCCGAGCGCGCGCTGCCCGCCGGCTGCCCACGCCCGCTGGTGCCGCGGCGTGGCAGCGACGGGCCGACCTATGGCCACGGCCACGTGGGGGCTGCGCCCGCCTTCCCGCACGAGGCTCCAGGCGGCGGAGCCAGACGGGCCAGCGACCCTGTGCGACGGCCCGATGCCCTGGCCCTACCGCGGGTGCAGCGCTTCCACAGTGCCCACAACGTGAACCCCGGCCCACTGCCGCCGTGTGCCGACAGACGAGGCCTCCGCCTGCAGAGCCACCCGAGCACCGACGGCGGCCTGGCCCGTGGCGCCTACTCGCCCCGGCCGCCTAGCATCAGCGAGAACGTGGCGATGGAGGCCGTGGCGGCAGGGGCCGACGGCCCGGGGCCCGAGGCTGACCTGGGGCTGCCAGAGGACGACCTGGTGCTGCCCGACGACGTGGTGCAGTACATCAAGGCGCACGCCAGTGGCACTCTGGACGAGGGCGCCGGGCAGGTATATCCCATGGAAAGCACTGGCTTCTCTGACAACCCTAAACTGCCCAGCCCGGGGCTGCACGGCCAGCGCAGGTTGGTGGCTGCAGACTCCAACGTGGGCCCCTCCGCGCCTGTGTTGGGAGAATGCCAGTTAGGCTTTGGGGCGCCCTCCAGCCTGAACAAAAATAACATGCCTGTGCAGTGGAACGAGGTGAGCTCCGGCACCGTGGATGCCCTGGCCAGCCAGGTGAAGCCTCCACCATTTCCTCAGGACAACCTGGCGCTGGTGCAGCAGAAGCCTGCCTTTGGCCAGTACCCAGGCTACAGTCCACAAGGCCTACAGGCGAGCCCTGGGGGTCTGGACAGCACACAGCCACACCTTCAGCCGCGCAGCGGAGCCCCCTCCCAGGGCATCCCCAGGGTAAACTACATGCAGCAGCCGCGGCAGCCAGTGGCCGGCAGCCAGTGTCCCGGCATGACCACCGctatgagcccccatgcctgctATGGCCAAGCCCACCCCCAGCTGAGCCCCAGCACCATCAGTGGGGCCTTCAGCCAGTTCCCCCAATCCTGCAGCAACATGCCAGCCAAGCCAGGGCATCTGGGACACCCTCAGCAGACAGAAGTTGCACCTGACCCTACCATGATGGGCAATCGCCACAGGGAACTTGGGGTCCCCAATtcagccctggctggagtgccaCCACCTCACCCAGTCCAGAGCTACCCACAGCAGAGCCATCACCTGGCAGCCCCCATGAGCCAGGAGAGCTACCACCAGGTCCCCAGCCTTCTGCCTGCCCGCCAGCCTGGCTTCATGGAACCCCAACCAGGCCCGATGGGGGTGGCTACAGCAGGCTTTGGTCTAGTGCAGCCCCGGCCTCCTCTCGAGCCCAGCCCTGCTGGCCGCCATCGTGGGGTACGTGCTGCGCAGCAGCAGCTGGCCTATGCCAGGGCCACAGGCCATGCCATGGCTGCCATGCCATCCAGTCAGGAGACAGCAGAAGTTGTGCCCAAGGGAGCGATGGGCACCTTGGGGTCGATGCCTCCCCAGCCGCCTCCGCAGGACACAGGTGGGGCCCCGGCCCACAACATGCTCTACTACTACGGCCAGATCCACATGTACGAACAGGATGGAGGCCTGGAGAACCTCGGGGGCTGCCAGGTCATGCGGTCCCAGCCACCACAGCCACAGGCCTGTCCGGACAGCATCCAGCCCCAGCCCTTGCCCTCACCAGGGGTCAACCAGGTGTCCAGCACTGTAGACTCCCAGCTCCTGGAGGCCCCCCAAATTGACTTTGATGCCATCATGGATGATGGCGATCACTCAAGTTTGTTCTCGGGTGCTCTGAGCCCCAGCCTCCTCCACAGCCTCTCCCAGAACTCCTCCCGCCTCACC contains:
- the GLI2 gene encoding zinc finger protein GLI2; translated protein: METSASATASEKQEAKSGILEAAGFPDPGKKASPLVVAAAAAAAVAAQGVPQHLLPPFHAPLPIDMRHQEGRYHYEPHSVHGVHGPPALSGSPVISDISLIRLSPHPAGPGESPFNAPHPYVNPHMEHYLRSVHSSPTLSMISAARGLSPADVAQEHLKERGLFGLPAPGTTPSDYYHQMTLVAGHPAPYGDLLMQSGGAASAPHLHDYLNPVDVSRFSSPRVTPRLSRKRALSISPLSDASLDLQRMIRTSPNSLVAYINNSRSSSAASGSYGHLSAGALSPAFTFPHPINPVAYQQILSQQRGLGSAFGHTPPLIQPSPTFLAQQPMALTSVNATPTQLSSSSNCLSDTNQNKQSSESAVSSTVNPVAIHKRSKVKTEPEGLRPASPLALTQEQLADLKEDLDRDDCKQEAEVVIYETNCHWEDCTKEYDTQEQLVHHINNEHIHGEKKEFVCRWQACTREQKPFKAQYMLVVHMRRHTGEKPHKCTFEGCSKAYSRLENLKTHLRSHTGEKPYVCEHEGCNKAFSNASDRAKHQNRTHSNEKPYICKIPGCTKRYTDPSSLRKHVKTVHGPDAHVTKKQRNDVHLRTPLLKENGDSEAGAEPGGPESTEASSTSQAVEDCLHVRAIKTESSGLCQSSPGAQSSCSSEPSPLGSAPNNDSGVEMPGTGPGSLGDLTALDDTPPGADTSALAAPSAGGLQLRKHMTTMHRFEQLKKEKLRSLKDSCSWAGPTPHTRNTKLPPLPGSGSILENFSGSGGGGPAGLLPNPRLSELSSGEVTMLSQLQERRDSSTSTVSSAYTVSRRSSGISPYFSSRRSSEASPLGAGRPHNASSADSYDPISTDASRRSSEASQCSGGSGLLNLTPAQQYSLRAKYAAATGGPPPTPLPGLERMSLRTRLALLDAPERALPAGCPRPLVPRRGSDGPTYGHGHVGAAPAFPHEAPGGGARRASDPVRRPDALALPRVQRFHSAHNVNPGPLPPCADRRGLRLQSHPSTDGGLARGAYSPRPPSISENVAMEAVAAGADGPGPEADLGLPEDDLVLPDDVVQYIKAHASGTLDEGAGQVYPMESTGFSDNPKLPSPGLHGQRRLVAADSNVGPSAPVLGECQLGFGAPSSLNKNNMPVQWNEVSSGTVDALASQVKPPPFPQDNLALVQQKPAFGQYPGYSPQGLQASPGGLDSTQPHLQPRSGAPSQGIPRVNYMQQPRQPVAGSQCPGMTTAMSPHACYGQAHPQLSPSTISGAFSQFPQSCSNMPAKPGHLGHPQQTEVAPDPTMMGNRHRELGVPNSALAGVPPPHPVQSYPQQSHHLAAPMSQESYHQVPSLLPARQPGFMEPQPGPMGVATAGFGLVQPRPPLEPSPAGRHRGVRAAQQQLAYARATGHAMAAMPSSQETAEVVPKGAMGTLGSMPPQPPPQDTGGAPAHNMLYYYGQIHMYEQDGGLENLGGCQVMRSQPPQPQACPDSIQPQPLPSPGVNQVSSTVDSQLLEAPQIDFDAIMDDGDHSSLFSGALSPSLLHSLSQNSSRLTTPRNSLTLPSIPAGISNMAVGDMSSMLTSLAEESKFLNMMT